The following proteins come from a genomic window of Salvia hispanica cultivar TCC Black 2014 chromosome 4, UniMelb_Shisp_WGS_1.0, whole genome shotgun sequence:
- the LOC125220154 gene encoding transcription factor HHO6-like isoform X4, producing MASLVHSELALDSRFSPKPCFPKPIGRVVPDVSQIPCVSDKILKLDDYLNRLLDEMRKIDAFKRELPLCMLLITEAIIVTQEELARCKKLNSAPVLEEFIQKICTDDKDDKAEDSEGKDVSSRDKKNWMRSAQLCLSTDADSNKTKKVGDEIIQPVRDDLNESGKNRGFVPFKGSPNLPVMEVGKKEMDELPVPGLSLCTPGINNSREVINPIGSSNSRTSSPARLPVSCKAPGQLQNARKQRRCWSPELHRQFINTLQHLGGPQVATPKQIREHMQVDGLTNDEVKSHLQKYRLHMRRVATKSTSQSLGTWASQEQFGESLKQSNSQSGSPEGPLHLSRVSGEDEDDE from the exons ATGGCATCGCTAGTCCATTCGGAACTCGCCCTGGATTCCCGATTCTCGCCCAAACCGTGCTTTCCGAAGCCAATCGGCCGGGTTGTGCCCGACGTTTCGCAGATTCCCTGCGTTTCCGATAAGATTTTGAAGCTAGACGATTACCTTAATCGGCTGCTTGACGAGATGAGGAAGATCGACGCCTTCAAACGCGAATTACCTCTTTGCATGCTTCTCATCACCGAAG CAATCATAGTGACGCAGGAGGAGCTAGCACGGTGCAAGAAATTAAATTCTGCGCCGGTATTGGAAGAGTTCATACAGAAAATTTGCACGGATGATAAGGATGATAAAGCTGAGGACAGTGAAGGGAAGGACGTTAGCAGCCGAGATAAAAAGAATTGGATGCGTTCTGCGCAGTTATGTCTGTCCACAGATGCGGATAGCAACAAAACAAAG AAAGTGGGGGATGAAATAATTCAGCCGGTGAGGGATGACTTAAATGAGAGTGGGAAGAACAGGGGATTTGTGCCTTTCAAAGGGAGTCCTAATCTTCCAGTGATGGAGGTGGGGAAGAAGGAGATGGATGAGTTGCCGGTTCCCGGGCTTTCGCTTTGTACGCCTGGAATCAATAATTCGAGGGAGGTGATCAATCCTATCGGATCCAGCAATAGCAGGACAAGCTCTCCTGCAAGGCTCCCGGTCAGCTGCAAGGCTCCTGGGCAGCTGCAAAATGCTAGGAAGCAAAGGAGGTGCTGGTCTCCTGAGCTGCATCGCCAGTTTATCAATACCCTGCAGCATCTTGGAGGCCCTCAAG TTGCTACTCCGAAGCAGATCAGAGAGCATATGCAAGTAGATGGTCTAACCAACGACGAAGTGAAGAGTCATTTACAA AAGTATCGGCTGCACATGAGAAGAGTCGCGACGAAATCCACCTCCCAATCCTTGGGTACGTGGGCATCTCAAGAACAGTTCGGGGAATCCTTGAAACAGAGCAACAGCCAATCTGGCTCACCTGAGGGCCCTCTTCATTTGTCGAGGGTGTCAGGAGAAGATGAAGACGACGAATAA
- the LOC125220054 gene encoding peroxidase 10, with product MDQLNLLCVIFILFGHGLIHARPADYGYGGGYDKPTDGPLSFDFYDKSCPNLGRIVGWGVWAAFKNDTRIAASLLRLHFHDCFVDGCEGSVLLDDTKDFKGEKNAFPNRNSARGFELIDNIKADVEKACPSVVSCVDILAIAAREAVVLSGGPFWSVALGRLDGLTASEKSANEQLPSPFEPLVNITAKFVAKGLDAKDMVVLSGAHTIGFAQCFTFKRRLFNFKGSGKADPSLDTPFLSNLQTSCPNSDASNSKLVPLDAQTIARFDNNYYKNIVNNSGLLESDTALITDPKTAAMVKAYSADPYLFAKDFAASMMKLGKIGVLTGQAGQVRKKCGLLN from the exons ATGGACCAACTTAATCTCTTATGCGTAATCTTCATCTTGTTTGGTCATGGCCTCATCCATGCTCGACCCGCGGATTATGGCTATGGTGGTGGGTACGACAAACCTACAGACGGCCCCCTCAGCTTCGACTTCTACGACAAATCATGTCCCAATTTGGGAAGGATAGTTGGGTGGGGCGTTTGGGCAGCATTCAAGAATGACACAAGAATAGCGGCCTCTCTCCTTCGTCTCCACTTCCACGATTGTTTCGTTGAT GGATGTGAAGGCTCAGTGCTTCTTGATGACACTAAAGATTTCAAGGGAGAGAAGAATGCTTTCCCTAACCGGAATTCGGCTAGAGGTTTTGAACTCATCGACAACATAAAGGCGGATGTCGAAAAAGCTTGCCCTTCAGTCGTGTCGTGTGTCGATATATTAGCTATCGCGGCTAGAGAAGCTGTTGTTTTG TCGGGTGGCCCGTTTTGGTCCGTTGCTCTAGGGAGGCTGGATGGGCTTACAGCAAGTGAGAAATCAGCAAATGAGCAGTTGCCTTCACCATTTGAGCCTCTTGTAAACATCACTGCAAAATTTGTGGCAAAGGGACTTGATGCCAAGGACATGGTAGTGCTATCAG GTGCTCACACAATTGGATTTGCTCAATGCTTCACATTCAAGAGGAGACTATTCAACTTCAAAGGTTCCGGCAAAGCTGATCCATCTCTTGACACTCCATTTCTCTCCAATCTGCAAACATCTTGCCCTAATTCGGACGCATCGAACTCCAAACTCGTCCCTCTCGACGCCCAAACCATAGCCAGATTCGACAACAATTATTACAAGAACATTGTCAACAACTCCGGCCTCCTTGAGTCCGACACAGCGCTCATCACAGACCCTAAAACTGCAGCCATGGTCAAGGCCTACAGCGCCGATCCTTACCTCTTTGCGAAGGATTTTGCCGCCTCCATGATGAAGCTCGGAAAGATCGGTGTTCTAACCGGACAGGCTGGACAAGTTAGGAAGAAATGTGGCTTGCTCAACTAG
- the LOC125220558 gene encoding uncharacterized protein LOC125220558, translating into MTTSAPVLDPLQSPPPPMQMQMGQQEYTAHSGHGSVGPVIGVLAVITILGAIAIMIGRLCSGRGIMGHAQYDFERWVETKCASCIDGRVDPPPPRVVVEHRVSTSSGDGARAAATEESNESHHHHQQQQQQQQHE; encoded by the coding sequence ATGACAACTTCCGCTCCCGTATTGGACCCTTTACagtctccgccgccgccgatgCAGATGCAGATGGGGCAGCAGGAATACACCGCGCATTCGGGTCACGGGTCGGTGGGGCCCGTAATCGGAGTTCTGGCGGTTATAACGATTCTCGGCGCCATCGCAATCATGATTGGGCGGCTGTGTTCGGGGCGGGGCATAATGGGCCACGCCCAGTACGATTTCGAGAGATGGGTCGAGACCAAATGCGCCTCCTGCATTGATGGCCGGGTCGACCCGCCTCCGCCCCGGGTCGTCGTTGAGCACCGCGTCAGCACTTCGTCGGGAGACGGCGCCAGGGCCGCCGCGACGGAAGAGAGTAATGAGagccatcatcatcatcaacaacaacaacaacaacaacaacatgAGTAG
- the LOC125217590 gene encoding armadillo repeat-containing protein 6-like: MQANRAASKALCSLLSRLAGSDVYKNVIVEKGGADKLVNLSARFSDDPLVLQEVMSIITTLCLRSPENAARVIESGAGDLAIQTMKKFPQSDQLQRSSCFMIRNLVVRMQIAENRKILLNNGIEQLIRRAKQTHKNCKAAATDALRDLGLDNYNL, from the exons ATGCAGGCAAACAGAGCTGCATCAAAAGCTCTGTGCTCTTTGTTGTCTAGG CTTGCAGGAAGTGATGTTTATAAGAACGTTATTGTTGAAAAGGGAGGCGCAGATAAGCTTGTTAATCTTTCAGCGAGATTCTCAGATGATCCTTTGGTGCTGCAAGAA GTCATGTCAATTATAACTACTCTATGTTTGAGGTCCCCAGAGAATGCAGCTCGTGTCATCGAATCTGGAGCCGGGGACCTCGCTATTCAAACTATGAAAAAGTTTCCTCAGTCGGATCAGCTGCAGAGGAGCTCTTGTTTCATGATCAGGAACCTTGTCGTTCGAATGCAGATTGCAGAAAACAG AAAAATTCTGCTTAACAATGGCATTGAGCAACTAATCCGAAGGGCGAAGCAAACCCACAAGAACTGCAAAGCTGCTGCCACCGATGCTCTTAGGGATTTAGGTTTGGACAATTACAACTTGTGA